The following are from one region of the Phormidium sp. PBR-2020 genome:
- a CDS encoding carboxypeptidase M32 — MSISLSESGSLYSQLITRLRDVRDVQSAAAVLQWDRATYMPLGGATARGRQLATLRQVAHEKLCDPALGELLEQLEAQAQSYPYDSDEASLIRVARRDYDQARRVSPEFMARLSSHQTETYLAWAQAREESDFQRVCPYLEKTLDLSREWASFFPECDRPADSLIALSDEGMTSRLLEELFSQLRGELVEIVQAIAQAPAPDTQLLQQEFSETAQLNFCQKLMERIGYDFSRGRQDSTLHPFTTSFSINDVRITTRTDPNNLTESLFCSLHEMGHALYEQNIDPALEATPLADGTSSGIHESQSRLWENLVGRSRAFWECFYPRLQGFFLRQLGQSSVCDFYRAINRVAPSPIRTAADEVTYNLHVMIRFELEVAMLEGKLSVQDLPDAWNSCYERDLGITPANDREGVLQDVHWYSQLIGGQFQGYTLGNLIASQLFETALKQHPEIPVDLERGNFTPLLTWLERNVYRHGRKFTADELVDRITGMPIHIDPFLRYIRSKYGDLYHLDL; from the coding sequence ATGTCCATCTCCTTGTCTGAGTCTGGCTCTCTGTATTCCCAACTCATTACCCGACTGCGAGACGTGCGGGATGTCCAGTCTGCGGCTGCTGTCCTGCAATGGGATCGTGCCACCTATATGCCCCTGGGGGGGGCAACGGCCCGAGGACGACAGTTAGCGACGCTGCGACAGGTGGCCCATGAAAAGCTTTGTGATCCAGCTTTAGGAGAGTTGTTAGAACAACTTGAAGCCCAGGCCCAGTCCTATCCCTACGACAGCGACGAAGCCAGTTTGATTCGTGTAGCCCGTCGTGATTATGATCAGGCCCGGCGCGTCTCGCCAGAGTTTATGGCCCGTCTGTCGAGTCATCAAACGGAAACCTATTTGGCCTGGGCCCAGGCCCGAGAAGAGTCTGATTTTCAGCGTGTCTGTCCCTATTTGGAGAAGACGTTGGACTTGAGTCGGGAATGGGCCAGTTTCTTCCCAGAGTGCGATCGCCCCGCCGACTCTCTCATCGCCCTCTCCGATGAAGGAATGACCAGTCGCCTGTTAGAGGAGTTATTTTCTCAACTGCGGGGGGAGTTAGTGGAGATTGTCCAGGCGATCGCCCAGGCCCCGGCCCCAGACACCCAACTGCTACAACAAGAGTTTTCCGAAACCGCCCAACTCAACTTCTGTCAGAAACTGATGGAACGCATCGGCTACGACTTTAGCCGAGGTCGCCAAGATTCCACCCTTCACCCCTTCACCACCAGTTTTTCCATTAACGACGTTCGCATCACCACCCGCACTGACCCCAATAATCTCACCGAAAGTCTCTTTTGTAGTCTCCATGAGATGGGTCATGCCTTATATGAACAAAACATTGATCCAGCCCTAGAAGCCACCCCTCTCGCGGATGGGACCTCTTCAGGAATCCATGAAAGTCAATCCCGCCTCTGGGAAAATTTAGTGGGCCGTAGTCGTGCCTTTTGGGAATGTTTTTATCCCCGTCTTCAGGGCTTTTTCCTCCGACAACTCGGACAATCTTCAGTCTGTGACTTTTATCGTGCCATCAACCGAGTTGCCCCGAGTCCGATTCGCACTGCCGCCGATGAAGTGACCTATAACCTTCATGTGATGATTCGCTTCGAGTTAGAAGTGGCGATGTTAGAGGGAAAACTGTCAGTTCAGGACTTACCGGATGCGTGGAATAGTTGTTATGAACGGGATTTAGGGATTACTCCTGCCAATGACCGAGAGGGAGTGTTACAGGATGTTCATTGGTACTCCCAATTGATTGGCGGCCAGTTTCAGGGCTATACCCTCGGCAATCTCATCGCCAGTCAATTGTTTGAAACGGCCCTAAAGCAACATCCCGAGATTCCGGTGGATTTAGAACGGGGTAATTTCACTCCCCTGTTAACTTGGTTAGAACGCAATGTTTATCGTCATGGGCGCAAATTTACGGCCGATGAATTAGTCGATCGCATCACCGGAATGCCGATTCATATTGACCCCTTTTTACGCTACATTCGTAGCAAATATGGGGATTTATATCATCTCGATCTTTAG
- a CDS encoding DUF928 domain-containing protein, whose product MTQTLRTPILRNCVLTLVAIALIVVIPLLSLRPSLSVEFTPPDRGSPEQVDAGGTRFADFERPGERVVPVFMDGRELECPLSAILPPENYGLTRQAYPTIFYHTPPVEGIEVIFSLRDAQETLIYQTRYLTGPDHGTYGLPIPAYVNVQPLHPYQAYSWTVEIPDVEASVSGTIVRVNTTASFDEEFATASAEERLQLLADAGLWYDMLDQLARLHRENPDDPQWSRLWRQIAEDAELMKVGDKPLL is encoded by the coding sequence ATGACTCAGACTCTACGCACACCAATCTTACGCAATTGTGTCTTAACGCTGGTGGCGATCGCCCTCATCGTGGTGATTCCTCTGCTATCTCTGCGTCCTTCCCTCTCGGTGGAGTTTACCCCCCCTGATCGCGGTTCCCCGGAACAAGTGGATGCGGGAGGAACTCGTTTTGCGGATTTTGAACGTCCAGGGGAACGTGTGGTTCCCGTTTTTATGGATGGCCGAGAACTTGAATGCCCTCTCAGTGCCATTCTGCCCCCAGAAAACTATGGTCTTACCCGTCAAGCCTATCCCACGATTTTCTATCACACGCCCCCGGTGGAGGGGATTGAGGTGATTTTTAGCCTCCGGGATGCCCAGGAGACCCTGATTTATCAAACTCGCTATTTAACGGGACCGGATCATGGGACCTATGGCCTGCCAATTCCCGCTTATGTGAATGTGCAGCCGTTGCACCCCTATCAAGCCTATTCCTGGACGGTGGAGATTCCCGATGTTGAGGCCAGTGTTTCAGGAACCATTGTCCGGGTGAATACCACGGCGAGTTTTGATGAAGAGTTTGCCACGGCTTCGGCTGAGGAACGGCTACAACTCTTGGCGGATGCCGGACTTTGGTACGATATGTTGGACCAATTGGCTCGACTGCATCGAGAGAACCCCGATGATCCTCAGTGGTCTCGTCTCTGGAGGCAAATCGCCGAAGATGCGGAGTTGATGAAAGTGGGGGATAAACCTCTACTGTGA
- the alr gene encoding alanine racemase has product MLTWERVVKFSQDQTFAGVCDRAWVEIDLQALAENVRQLRGLLYPGTGFMAVVKADGYGHGAIPIAKTVLEAGATALGVATVEEGIELRQAGIEAPILVLGAIQSPPQIEALVRWRLEPTLCDRPQAVRIAEIVGQLAPREPLPVHLKLDTGMSRLGVLWTEAVPFVRQVLELPQLHLASVYSHLATADEDDITMMRRQEERFQGAIAALKAAGITPPKLHLANSAATLCNPSSHYDQVRVGLALYGLYPAPHLRSQVTLQPVLQVKARITQVKTLPPGTGVSYGHRFVTQRETRLAVVGIGYADGVPRLLSNQLQGLLQGGDRVWRLPQVGTITMDQLMLDVTEVPEVQVGDVVTLLGTLGEDSISADDWAEALGTISWEILCGFKHRLPRIQV; this is encoded by the coding sequence ATGCTGACCTGGGAACGGGTTGTTAAATTTAGCCAGGATCAGACCTTTGCGGGAGTCTGCGATCGCGCCTGGGTGGAGATTGATTTACAGGCGTTGGCGGAGAATGTTCGTCAGTTACGGGGCCTTCTTTACCCAGGGACGGGATTTATGGCGGTGGTGAAGGCAGATGGCTATGGCCATGGGGCGATTCCCATTGCTAAAACGGTTTTAGAGGCTGGGGCCACCGCCTTGGGAGTGGCCACCGTCGAGGAAGGGATTGAACTGCGTCAGGCGGGGATTGAGGCCCCAATTCTTGTCTTGGGGGCAATTCAGAGTCCGCCACAGATTGAAGCCTTGGTTCGCTGGCGGTTGGAACCCACCCTCTGCGATCGCCCCCAGGCGGTTCGCATCGCTGAGATTGTGGGGCAACTGGCCCCCCGTGAACCGCTGCCGGTGCATTTAAAGTTAGATACGGGAATGTCTCGCTTAGGGGTTCTCTGGACTGAGGCAGTTCCCTTTGTCCGTCAGGTGTTGGAGTTGCCCCAGCTTCATCTGGCTAGTGTCTATTCCCACTTGGCTACGGCGGATGAGGACGATATCACCATGATGCGGCGACAGGAAGAACGCTTCCAAGGGGCGATCGCCGCCCTCAAGGCCGCCGGGATAACTCCCCCAAAACTCCATCTGGCTAACTCCGCCGCCACCCTTTGCAACCCGTCGAGTCATTATGATCAAGTGCGGGTGGGATTAGCCCTCTATGGACTCTATCCCGCCCCCCATCTGCGATCGCAGGTGACGCTACAGCCGGTTTTACAGGTCAAAGCCCGCATTACCCAGGTTAAAACTCTTCCCCCCGGAACAGGAGTCAGTTATGGCCACCGCTTTGTCACCCAACGGGAAACGCGCCTAGCGGTGGTGGGGATTGGCTACGCCGATGGGGTTCCTCGCCTCTTGTCCAATCAGCTTCAGGGACTTCTGCAAGGGGGCGATCGGGTCTGGCGACTGCCCCAGGTTGGTACGATTACCATGGATCAACTGATGTTAGATGTCACCGAGGTTCCCGAGGTGCAAGTGGGGGATGTGGTGACGCTTTTAGGAACCTTGGGGGAGGACTCCATTTCTGCCGATGACTGGGCTGAGGCCTTGGGAACCATCTCCTGGGAAATTCTCTGTGGTTTTAAACACCGTCTCCCTCGCATCCAGGTTTGA
- the glgX gene encoding glycogen debranching protein GlgX, with translation MDIAIWPGEPYPLGASWDGEGTNFAIYSENATQVELCLFDEQDRETRVPLTEIENYNWHGYLPGVGPGQRYGFRVHGPFDPEQGHRFNPNKLVIDPYAKALDGEIGYDEAIFGYAWEDDDEDLSFNDLDDVAWIPKAIVIDESFDWEGDRLLNIPEQDTIIYEMHVKGFTRQHPDIPPELRGTYQGLAHPKAIRYLKSLKITAVELMPVHHFLSQPGHLAETGLSNYWGYDSIAYFAPYSGYSASQNPQDQVREFKTMVKALHAEGIEVILDVVYNHTGEGNHLGPTLCFRGIDNATYYRLVEDDRRYYMDFTGCGNSLNVSHPQVLKLIMDSLRYWVQEMHVDGFRFDLASALARELYEVDSLAAFFDIIHQDPVLSKVKLIAEPWDIADGGYQVGNFPLLWSEWNGRYRDAVRDFWRGEDGTLAEFAYRLTGSSDLYKFNGRRPSASINFVTAHDGFTLNDLVSYNEKHNEENQEGNRDGESHNRSWNCGVEGPTDDPDILTLRHRQRRNFLTTLLLSQGVPMLVSGDEMGRTQQGNNNVYCQDNELAWLDWNLQDANADLLTFTRQLIQFRADHPVFRRRKWFQGQPIYGSDVIDLGWFNPDGEEVDEEQWQEGFAKAIAVFINGDAIPARGKRGERIVDDSFLLLFNAHHEPLTFQLPQTLQESIWCVVLDTTKPTLIEHGSRYSGSETLEVESRSTVLLQRL, from the coding sequence ATGGATATTGCCATTTGGCCGGGTGAACCCTATCCCTTGGGGGCATCTTGGGATGGCGAGGGAACAAACTTCGCTATCTATAGCGAAAACGCCACTCAGGTGGAGTTATGTCTATTTGATGAACAGGATCGAGAAACACGAGTTCCCCTAACGGAAATCGAGAACTACAATTGGCATGGCTATCTCCCAGGGGTTGGCCCCGGACAACGCTACGGCTTCCGAGTTCATGGCCCCTTTGATCCCGAACAGGGCCATCGCTTCAACCCCAATAAACTGGTGATTGACCCTTACGCCAAAGCCCTCGACGGGGAAATTGGCTATGACGAAGCCATCTTTGGCTATGCTTGGGAGGACGACGACGAGGATCTCTCCTTCAACGACCTCGACGATGTTGCCTGGATTCCCAAGGCCATCGTGATTGATGAATCCTTTGACTGGGAGGGCGATCGCCTCCTCAACATTCCTGAACAGGATACGATCATCTACGAGATGCACGTCAAAGGCTTTACCCGTCAGCATCCTGACATTCCCCCGGAACTGCGGGGAACCTATCAGGGCCTGGCCCATCCCAAGGCCATTCGCTATCTCAAATCCTTGAAAATCACCGCCGTGGAACTGATGCCGGTTCATCATTTCCTCTCCCAACCGGGACATCTGGCCGAGACGGGACTAAGCAACTACTGGGGCTATGACTCCATTGCCTATTTTGCTCCCTATAGCGGCTACAGTGCCAGTCAGAATCCTCAAGATCAGGTCCGGGAGTTTAAAACTATGGTCAAAGCCCTTCACGCCGAAGGGATTGAGGTCATTTTAGATGTCGTTTACAACCATACCGGCGAAGGCAACCATCTCGGGCCCACCCTCTGTTTTCGGGGCATCGACAACGCCACCTACTACCGCCTCGTTGAAGACGATCGCCGCTACTACATGGACTTCACCGGCTGCGGCAACTCTCTCAACGTCAGCCATCCCCAAGTCCTCAAACTGATTATGGACAGTTTGCGCTACTGGGTACAGGAAATGCACGTCGATGGCTTCCGCTTTGATTTAGCCTCGGCCCTGGCCCGAGAACTCTACGAAGTCGATAGCCTGGCGGCCTTCTTTGATATCATCCATCAGGACCCGGTTCTGAGTAAAGTTAAGTTAATCGCCGAACCCTGGGATATCGCCGATGGCGGCTACCAGGTGGGCAATTTCCCCCTCCTGTGGTCAGAATGGAATGGTCGTTATCGCGATGCGGTGCGAGATTTCTGGCGAGGGGAAGATGGCACCCTAGCGGAGTTTGCCTATCGTCTCACGGGCAGTTCTGATTTGTATAAATTCAACGGTCGTCGCCCCAGTGCTAGTATTAACTTTGTCACTGCCCATGATGGCTTCACTCTCAATGACTTAGTCAGTTATAACGAGAAACACAATGAAGAAAACCAGGAGGGAAATCGAGATGGAGAAAGCCATAACCGTTCCTGGAACTGTGGCGTCGAAGGACCTACCGATGACCCAGATATCTTAACCCTACGCCATCGCCAACGCCGCAATTTCTTGACCACCTTACTATTATCCCAAGGGGTTCCCATGCTCGTCAGTGGCGATGAAATGGGGCGCACTCAACAGGGAAACAATAACGTCTATTGCCAGGATAATGAGTTGGCTTGGCTTGATTGGAATTTACAAGATGCCAATGCCGATTTACTGACCTTCACCCGGCAACTGATTCAATTTCGCGCCGATCATCCCGTGTTTCGTCGTCGTAAATGGTTCCAAGGGCAGCCTATTTATGGGTCAGATGTCATTGATTTAGGCTGGTTCAACCCTGATGGAGAAGAAGTCGATGAGGAACAATGGCAAGAAGGCTTTGCCAAGGCGATCGCCGTCTTCATCAATGGCGATGCCATCCCCGCCCGAGGCAAACGGGGCGAACGGATTGTCGATGATAGTTTCTTATTACTTTTTAATGCCCATCATGAACCGTTAACTTTTCAGCTTCCCCAAACCTTGCAAGAG